The Filimonas lacunae genomic sequence GGCCGTATATATCTTCATTGAAATCGAAAATATTCACTTCAATGGTTTTGTGGCTGCCATTTACAGTAGGGCGAACTCCAATGTTCATCATTCCTTTATACTCTTCCGATTTACGGTGGGTAATCTGATGTATAATCGTTACTGTTACCGCGTATACGCCATTACCAGGAATGAGTTTGCTTTCGTTCTCTATTTTCAAATTGGCAGTGGGGTAGCCGATAGTGCGGCCTAAACGATTGCCTTCTATTACCCGGCCTTCGAAAAAATAGGGGTAGCCCAGGCAATCATTGGCGGTAATAATGTCTTTTCCGGCTATTGCTTCCCGTATGCGGGTAGAGCTGATGGCCACTTCATTGAGCACCTGTTCGGGAATTTCTTTTACTGTAAAGCCCAGCTCTTTGCCTATGCTTTCCATTAAATGATAATCTCCCTGGCGGTTTTTACCAAAATGATGGTCGTAACCTATAATAACGGTATGCGGGTGAAAGCGGGCAAACAGAAAATCGTGCACATAATCATTTGCCGAAAGGTTGGAAAACGCTTCATTAAACGGCACCACTACCAGGTGGTTAACCCCCTGAGCTTCCAGTAATGCTATTTTTTCGTCGAGGGAATTTAATAATTGCACAGCCGATGCATTATGTTTAACCACAATGCGTGGGTGCGGATGAAAGGTAATTATTACAGTTTCGCCGTTTACCTTAGCCGCTTCTTCTTTCAGCTGAGCAATAATTTGCTGGTGCCCTGTATGAACGCCGTCGAATGTGCCTATTGTAATTACCGCATTTTTAAAAGCCGGTAAATTTGTAATATCCTTATGTACCTGCATAAAATAGTTTACAAAACTAATTGTTTCATCTGAAACCCGGCTTCGCAGTTTTCTGAGTTTCTGACTACCTTTGCAACAATTTTAAGAATTAAACCTGTTTCAAATCAATGTCGTTATACGCGCAACGTGGAGTTTCCGCACAGAAAGAAGAGGTACATGCAGCCATCCAAAAACTGGATAAAGGACTTTATGAAAACGCCTTTTGTAAAATTTACCCCGATTACTTATGCGGAGATGACAGCTGGGTAAACGTAATGCATGCCGATGGGGCAGGTACTAAAAGTATTCTGGCCTACCTGTATTGGAAAGAAACCGGGGACGTATCGGTATGGAAGGGCATTGCACAGGATGCGGTGGCTATGAACCTGGACGACCTGTTATGTGTAGGCATTGCCGATAATATCCTGTTTTCCAGCACCATTGACAGAAACAAAACCCTCATTCCGGGCGCTATACTGGAAGCCGTAATTAATGGTACCCAGGAGTTTTTTGATGAATTAAAGAAATATGGGGTTAACATTCACTACCTGGGCGGTGAAACTGCTGATGTGGGGGATGTGGTAAGAACAATAGCTGTAAACGGCACTATGACCAGCCGCTGGCCTAAAAACAAGCTGATTACCAACGATAATATCAAACCTGGTAATGTAATTGTAGGTTTTGCCAGCTTTGGACAGGCGGTGTACGAACAGGAATATAACAGTGGCCTGGGCAGCAATGGCTTAACCAGCGCCCGACACGATGTGCTGGATAAAATATATGCACAGCAATATCCGGAAACATTTGAACCTACGCTGAAAAACGAGGTGGTATATATTGGTAAGAACAAAATGACAGATACTTTATCTATCAATGGCACAAGC encodes the following:
- a CDS encoding bifunctional riboflavin kinase/FAD synthetase, with product MQVHKDITNLPAFKNAVITIGTFDGVHTGHQQIIAQLKEEAAKVNGETVIITFHPHPRIVVKHNASAVQLLNSLDEKIALLEAQGVNHLVVVPFNEAFSNLSANDYVHDFLFARFHPHTVIIGYDHHFGKNRQGDYHLMESIGKELGFTVKEIPEQVLNEVAISSTRIREAIAGKDIITANDCLGYPYFFEGRVIEGNRLGRTIGYPTANLKIENESKLIPGNGVYAVTVTIIHQITHRKSEEYKGMMNIGVRPTVNGSHKTIEVNIFDFNEDIYGHVLQVSVHHYLRGEQKFNGLDALKEQLAKDREQSAQLLS
- a CDS encoding AIR synthase related protein, whose protein sequence is MSLYAQRGVSAQKEEVHAAIQKLDKGLYENAFCKIYPDYLCGDDSWVNVMHADGAGTKSILAYLYWKETGDVSVWKGIAQDAVAMNLDDLLCVGIADNILFSSTIDRNKTLIPGAILEAVINGTQEFFDELKKYGVNIHYLGGETADVGDVVRTIAVNGTMTSRWPKNKLITNDNIKPGNVIVGFASFGQAVYEQEYNSGLGSNGLTSARHDVLDKIYAQQYPETFEPTLKNEVVYIGKNKMTDTLSINGTSLSVGKLLLSPTRTYAPLMKVLLDEFFDVIDGAIHCSGGGQTKCMKYLPQPVKIVKDNLFTPPPIFQLIQENSGADDKEMYQVFNMGHRLEIFTDAASADKMIAAGAKLGIEGQVVGRVEAAEKKSLELYANKKWISY